Part of the Cupriavidus basilensis genome is shown below.
AGCATGCAAAGCGAAGGGGGCCCTGCTTGCGGGACCCACTTCGTTCATGCCTTGCCGGATATTTGCCCGGGTCCGCGAGCCCGGGTCCACGACATCGGCATGGAGCGGACCGGGCACGGCCAGCCTGCCAGCCGGCCTTAAGCGTTTCTTAAGCCGCTGTGCCCTATCCTTGTCGCATCGCCAGAATCCAACGCTCCCGATGCCGACGCTCCTTGCCCTGAACCTCACACTGTTCCAGTGCCTGAACGCCCCCGCCGGGCTGTCTGGCGCCGGCCTCTGGGTGGCCGCTTTCCTTGCCGAAGGGCTGATCGCAGGCGCGCCGCTGGTGCTGGCCGCAGGCTGGCTGCGCGCGCGGCCGGGCGAGCGCCAGATGGTGACGAGCGCCCTGGCGGCCGTGGCGCTGGGCGGGCTCTGCTCGACCCTGCTCGGCCTGCTGCTGCCGATGCCGCGGCCCTTCATGGCGGGCATCGGGCATACCTACCTGGCACATGCCGCCGACCCCTCCTTCCCGAGCGACCACGTCACGCTGCTGGCCACGCTGGCGTTGGTCCTGCTGCGCGCGCCCGGCAGGGCCCAACGCCTGAGCGGGACCGGCTTGCTGGTAGCCGCGGCATTCACGGGCTGGGCCCGCGTCTTCCTCGGCGTACACTTTCCACTGGACATCGTCGGCGCATTTGCGATAGCAGCATGCTGCGCGGCCGTGGCTACGTCTGCCCTCACGCGCCCGCTGCTTGCCGCTGTCACGGTGCGCGCGGAGCAACTCTACCGGCACCTGCTGGCCTACCCCATCGCACGCGGATGGCTCAACCCATGACAACGGCTGACACGATGCCCCACCTCGCCAGCGCTGACGCACTGCCGTCAATGCGCGATGCCGACGCCAGCCTGGGCATCAACGGCCTTGAAGGCGCTGGCCGCGGGCCCTTCAGCCTCACCGTCGCGCCCGGCAGTTGCGTGATCCTGTCCGGCGCATCCGGCGCGGGCAAGAGCCTGCTATTGCGCATGATCGCCGATCTCGATCCCAATCGCGGGCAGGTCCGGCTAGGCCAGTCCCCGCGCGAGAGCATGAGCGGGCCGGCCTGGCGGCGCCAGGTCATTTACGTGGCGGCCGAGTCCGGCTGGTGGGGCGACGACGTGCTTGAACATATGACGGACGTGCCGGCCGCCCAGGCGCTGCTGGCGCGGCTGCGCCTGCCCGCGGACATCCTGGGCGCGCCCGTGAGCCGCCTGTCCACCGGCGAGCGCCAGCGCCTCGCGCTGATCCGCGCGCTGGTGCGCCGTCCGCGCTTCCTGCTGCTCGATGAACCAACCTCTGCGCTGGACGCCGAGACCACGCTGGCCGTCGAAGCGCTGCTGCACGACTGCAAGGCGCAGGGGCTAGGGCTGCTGATCGTCTCGCACAATCCCGCGCAGGCGGCACGCCTGCAGGACCGGCACTATCGCCTCGGCGCCGCCGGGCTGGAAGCGGTGCCGGCATGAGCCCGATCCCGCTCACAGCCTATGACCTGGCGCTGGCCAGCCTGCTGGTGCTGGCCGGCGCGGGCGCCTCGCTGGTGATGTCGCTGGACGTGCACCGCAGCCTGCTCTGGGCCGCCGGCCGCATGGTGGTGCAACTGCTGCTGGTCGGCCTGGTGCTGCGCACGGTGTTTGGCTTGTCATCGCCGCTGGTAACCGCGTTGACCGTAGCCGCCATGATCGCGGCAGCCGCCCGGGAGGTGGGCAGCCGGCAGGAGCGCCGCCTGGCCGGGCCCTGGCACGCGCTGATCGGTGCCGCCGCCGTGAGCCTGCCGACGCTGCTGGTAACCGTGCTGGCGCTGACCACGGCCTTGCGCCCGACGCCCTGGTACGACGCCCGCCACGCGATCCCGCTGGCCGGCATCATCCTGGGCAATGTGATGAACGCCGCGAGCCTGGCGCTCAACGGCGCCTTTACCGCGGTCTGGCACCAGCGCGCGGCCATCGATGCGCGCCTGGCGCTGGGCGACGACCGCCAGGCGGCGCTGCGCGTGATCGTGCGCCAGGCGGTGCGCAGCGGCATGCTGCCCACCATGAACACCATGGCGGCGGCCGGCATCATCACCATGCCGGGCATCATGACTGGCCAGATCCTGGCCGGGATGGATCCGATCGCCGCGGCCCGGTACCAGATCCTGCTGATGTTCCTGCTCGCCGGCGGCAGCATGCTGGGCGTGATCCTGGCGGCCACGCTGGCGGTCCGGCGGCTGACCGACCACCGCCACCGCTTGCGCCTGGACCGGCTGCAACGCCGTTGAACCCAAGGCATCCACTGATCACCAACCAAGGAACCCATGCCATGCGCCTGCTGCTGGTGGAAGACGACCCGATGATCGGCGAGAGCGTAGAGGAAGGCCTGCGGGCCGAAGGCTACGCGGTCGACTGGGTCAGGGATGGCCGCCTCGCCGATGCCGCGCTAGCCGCCAATGCGCCCGGCACCTACGACGCCGTGCTGCTCGACCTTGGCCTGCCCGGGCGCTCCGGCGAGGCGGTGCTGCGGCAACTGCGCGCCCGCGGGCTGGCACTGCCGGTGCTGATCCTGACCGCGCGCGACGCCACCGCCGACCGCGTGCGCGGCCTGGATGCCGGCGCCGACGATTACCTGGTCAAGCCGTTTGACCTCGATGAGTTGTTCGCGCGCATCCGGGCCCTGCTGCGCCGTAGCGCCGGACGCGTCAGCACCGAGCTGGCGCATGGCCCGGTGCGCCTGGACCCGGCCACACGCGAGGTACGCCGCACCGGCGAGATCGTGGCGCTGTCGATGCGCGAGTTCATGGTGCTGCAGGCCTTGATGGAGCAGCCGGGCCACGTTGTGACCCACGAGCGCCTGCGCGAGGCGGTCTACAACATGAACGAGGAAATCAGCAGCAATACAGTGGAAGTCCATATCCATGCGCTGCGCAAGAAGCTTGGCGCCGACTTTATCCGCAATGTGCGCGGTGTCGGCTACAAGCTGGGCGGTCCGGCATGAGAACGATCCGCGCCCAGTTGCTGGCCGGCCTGCTCGGGGCCATGCTCGCATGCGCCCTGGTGGCGGGCGCGGCCGCCTATTTCAAGGTGCGCCGCGAAGCCAACGAGGTCTTCGACGCGCAACTGCAGCAAGCGGCGCGCATGTTGCCGACACATCTGCAGCGCGACGCCACGCCGCCGCTGGACGGCAGCGAACTTGACGAGGAGATCGTGGTGCAGGCCTGGGATGTGCAGGGCCGCCAGATCTACGCCTCGCACCCGGTCACGCTGCCGCGCGCGGACCTGCCCGGCTTTCATGACCTGCAGGCGCACGGCAGCGAATGGCGCATCTACGGCGTGCTCGCCGGGGATCGCTACGTGCAGGCCGCGCAATCGGTGGTGTTTCGCCGCAAGCTGGCGGCCTCGCTGTCGCTTGGCGCGCTGCTGCCCATCCTGGCGCTGGTGCCAGTGCTTGGCTTGCTGATCCACCTGGTGGTCAGGCGCTCGCTGCGCCCGGTCGAGGAGATCGCGCGCGCGGTCGGCAGCCGCTCGGCAAACACCCTGGCGCCGCTGGACGCGCACGGCTGGCCGCCGGAACTGGTGCCGGTGGTGGAAGCCCTCAATGCCCTGCTGGCCCGCCTGCAGCAATCCATGGACACCCAGCGCGCCTTTGTCGCCGACGCCGCGCACGAACTGCGCACGCCGCTCACCGCGCTCAAGCTGCAGCTGCAGCTGGCCCTGCGCGCCGACAGCGAAGACAAGCAGAAACTGGCGCTCGCCAAGCTGGGCGAGCGCCTGGACCGCACCACGCACCTGGTAGCGCAGTTGCTGACGCTGGCACGCAGCGAAGACGGCGCCCCTGCCACCCAGGCCCCGCTCGCCGACGTGCGCTTGCGCGACGTGGCGGTGCAGGTGGTGCGTGAGCTGCTGCCCATGGCCGAAGCCAAGGATGTGGACCTCGGCCTGGATGCGAGCGCGCCCGAATGCCGGGTGCGCGGCGTGGATGGCGATCTCTTCATCCTGCTGCGCAACCTCGCCGACAATGCGATCCGCTATACCAGCCCGGGCGGCCGGGTCGACCTGCGCATCGAATGGCGCAACGGCGCGCCCATGCTGGGCGTGAGCGACACCGGCCCGGGCATTGCGCCGGCCGAGCGTGACAATGTGTTCCGCCGCTTTCATCGCGGCGCCGCCAGCGACGCGCATGGCAGCGGACTGGGCCTGGCGATCGTGCAGAGCATCGCCGCGCGCCATGGCGCCACGGTGTTGCTGGAGGATGGCCCGGCGGGCCGCGGGCTCACGGTGGCCGTGGTGTTCCCGGCGCAAAACGGTGCGTGAAAGACAACGCCGGTCGTGCACGGCTGGACTTCATTCTTATCCGGAGCTCCAATGCATCCCCAATCCGACTCTCGCTCCCCAGCGTTCTTCGCCCGGCAGGTGGCCGGCCTGCCCACAGCCCTGTGGCTGCTCACCGGCCTGCTGATCCTGCTGCTGTGGTTCGGCACGCTGGATTTTCGCCACCTGCTCAGCTCCGATGAAGGCCGCTACGCCGAGATCTCGCGCGAGATGTTCGCCAGCGGGGACTGGGTAACGATCCGCTACAACGCGCTCAAGTACTTCGAGAAGCCGCCTTTCCATATGTGGGTGACGGCGCTGTCGTATACCTTGTTCGGCGTGGGCGACTGGCAGGCCCGGCTATGCGCGGCGCTGTCCGGCATGGTTGGCCTCATCGCGTCGATGTTTGCGGCAATGCGCTGGTATGGCATTCGCGCTGGCCTGCTGACCGGGCTGGTGCTGGTGGCCGCGCCGATGTGGAGCGTGGCCTCGCACTTCAACTCGCTGGACATGACGCTGTCCGGCGCCATGGCCTGCGTGCTGGCCTTCATGCTGGTGGCACAGCATCCCGACGCCACGCCTGCGGCCCGCCGCTACTGGATGTGGGCCTGCTGGGTGGCCATGGGCGTGGCGATCCTGAGCAAGGGCCTGGTGGGCATCGCCCTGCCCGGGCTGGTGCTGGTGATTTACACCCTGATCTCGCGTGACTTCGGGCTGTGGCGGCGCCTGCACCTGATCTCCGGCATCGCATTGATGCTGATCGCGACGGTGCCCTGGTTCTGGCTGGTGTCGGCGCGCAACCCCGAATTCCCGAATTTCTTCTTTATCCACGAGCACTGGCAACGCTATACGTCGACAGTGCACTCGCGCGGCGGGCCGGTCTGGTACTTCGTGCCGTTGCTGGTGGCGGGCTTCGTGCCCTGGCTGGGGCTGGCGCCGCGCATGTGGGAGGTGGTGCGCGACGATGGCGCCGCAGCCCGCGTGGCGACGGTTCGGCGCCTGCGGCCAGCGCTGTTGCTGGCTGTGTGGGCCATCGCCATCTTTGTCTTCTTCAGCCTGTCCGGCTCCAAGCTGCCCGGCTATATCGTGCCGGTCTTCCCGGCGCTCGGCATGCTGGCAGCCATGGCGCTGGAGCGCATCGGCGAGCGCGGCTGGCGACGGCAGCTCAACGCCATGCTGGTAATCATGGCGATCGGGTTGCTGGCCAGCCCGGTGGTGGCCACGCTGCATTCCAACCACACTGCGGTCGCCGACTACCGCCGCTACGCGGTCTGGGTGGCCGCCGCGTTTGTCGTGATGCTGGCGGGCACGTGGCTGGCGCGCCGGCTGCTGCGCACCCACGGCCTGATGCCGAGCATCGTGGCCTACACGCTAGCGCTGCTCACCGGCTTTACCACCGCGCTGCTCGGGCACGAATCGATCGGCGGCCCGGCCTCGGGCGCCAGCCTGGTGCCAACCATCCGGGCGGTACTCAAGGACGACATGCCGATCTACGGCGTGCGCACACTGGACCACACCCTGCCGTACTATCTGCGCCACACCACCGTGATGGTGGAACACCCCGACGAGCTGGAGTTCGGCACCCGGCAGGAGCCGCAGAAATGGCTGCCCACGCTCGACAGCTTTATCGCCCGCTGGCGCGAGGGGCCGCCGGCACTGGCGATCATGTCCGCCGATACCTACCGCGAGCTGACAACGCGCCAGCTGCCCATGCACCTGGTTGCGCAAGACCAGCGGCGCATCGTGGTGGCTAACTTTCCGGTGGCGGCTTTGCTTGGCCGCCAAGCGCCTTGAAGTTCTTGAACCCGGCGCCTTCGCGAGCAAATCGGTCACCGACCTATGTGCGCCGGGTCCGATCCCTTTGCCGACCCAACAAACACAATCAAAATATGACTGAATCCGAATCACCTGGATTGCAGATAGGTTGCAACGGCGTTGGCTTGATCGGTATTCAGATTGTGTGCGACCGCACTCATGACCGGTGCATTGCCGCGCGACTTGTCCCTGAAAGCCTCGATCTGACGTAGTAGATAGGATTTATGCTGCCCGGCAAGTCGCGGGAATTGCGCCGCACCCTGTCCCAGCGCGCCATGACAGGACGCGCAGGCTGGCACCCCGTCATCGGGAGCGCCATGCTCGAAGATGGTCTGCCCCTTGGACATCAGTGCCGTGTCTCCGGCCGCACCGGGTGCCGCAGTTTGACCTGCATAGTACTCGGCCAGCGATCGGACGGTTGCGTCGTCAAGTTGTGACGCGATGCCCCACATGAATGAACGCGCCTCCGTTTCGCCACGCGCATGCTCCCGAAAGCCTTTGAGCTGCGCCTCCAGGTATTCAGGTGTCTGAGCGTCAAGCCGGGGGAACATCGGCGATTCGCTTCGCCCGTGAATGCCATGGCAAGTTGCGCATAGCTGGGCAGCGAGCTTGGCGCCATCCTCGCCATAGGCCTGGATGATCGTCATGCCCATGCCCGTGAAGGTCAGCAGCGCAATCAACGGTACACGGATGGTCAGCGTCATTTTCATAGTCGTACCCAGCCCAGAAAATCTCCAACGGCAGATGTTGCCGGTGGCTCGTTCAGAACATAAACCAGCCGAGCAGATATAGCGTGTTGTTATCGCCAGCATTCCTGCCGTTACCGTCGTAGTTCGAACGTGCACCATTGAATTTAAGGAACCACGTGTACTGCACCGCAAACTTGACTTGCGGGTGAGGCAGATAGTTGAGCTCGAAGATCAGCCCGCGCGTGTCGGGATATCCATTGGCACTGCCTGTGACCGGCGCCGGAGCGTACAAGCCCGTATCCGCGTTTCCGGTGGTCGAGAAGTAAGCCAGCGTGCCGCCATACTTGCGCTGGTAGATATAGGATGCCTTGGCCTTGAAGGTCGTGAGGTGGTCGGTCGGGTTCGCCGGTGTGGGGCCAGCGCCTATGCCGCCGCTGGGAAAGCTCGCGCGCCAGTCCTGTTTCTCGTAGATCCAGGCTGCCTGGGCAGTAAAGGCATGAGGTAGCGTGAGGTACTGGTACTGCGCGTCCAACGCATAGTCGCTGAAGCGGTCCGTGGGCGTGCCGGGCAGCGTGTTGTCCGGATACCGGCTGGCTATCAGGCCGAAGGTGCCCGCCATGATGGAGTGCGGGCCCCACTCCCGGTTGTACGCCACGCGCCAATATGGGTTCGCGCCACTCAGGCGTGCTACGCCCCCCGGTGTGTTGCTATCTTGTCCGGTCCGGAATACCGAGAATGCCTGGTCGGCCGTCCGATATAGGCCAAATTCGACATAGAGGCTGCGCTGCCAGAAGAGGTACGCGGACGCGCCCGCCACTTGTTGCGCCAGCCCGCCATCGATGAGCGTGCTCGCCGTTGGCGTGAGCGAAACACTGCTCGACGCGTAGGGATAACCGAAAGCTGGCGTGCTGTTCCACACGTCGGAGACCGTCGGGTTGTTGTTGACGGTCATGCCGTAGATGAAGTCGACATCGTTATCTGTCAGGTGCCACGCGGCGCGGATATCTGTGTTGTCGAGCGCGGCATGGTGGGCGATGCCATCGTAGGTCCATTGCCCAAAGGCACCCACATGGTCAACGATGCGGCCGGCATAGAAGACGCTAGCCTGCTGCAACGTAGTATCGCCATCGCGCAGGAAGTCGTAATTGGCCCGGTCAAGCGTCCTGGTATGTGTTTTTGAGACCTGCACCATTGCCGAGACTGGAATGGTGGTGTTGTTCGTCAAGGTGTAGCCAGTCAACTTGAAGAAACGGCCGAACGGGGTCAGTTCGGGAAAACTCACATGGCACGCCATGCAGGCCATGCCCGTCTGGCGGGCAAAGGCGGGAACCGCCTCTGCCTCCCTCGGCAGCAGAGCAACCACGCAGGCGAGCGTCAATAGCGCCTTTACGGCGTACCGTGTGTAAGCCCTCATCATGTCCCCCGGCTTCCCTTTGGATTACGTTCTTAGGCTGGCACTTTTTCCAATCCTAGAAAATCAAGTAACCTTTGAACAGGAATTCCGACGCAAAAAGCTTGTGCTGCGTCAAGTTGCAGCGGATGCGGGCGGCCAGCCGCGACTTCGACGATCCCCTTTGCCGCCGTCCAGGCGATTCTTCCAACCCTCTTGATGAGGAAATATGCCCAGGCGACATAAAGAACAGCATCGTGTTGAGGCCATTGGGTGGCTGCGTGCCGCGGTGCTCGGCGCCAATGACGGCATCGTATCGACCGCAAGTCTCGTTATCGGCGTGGCATCGGCACACACCGCTCACGCAAATATCGTGCTCACGGCAGCCGCGGGTCTGGTCGCAGGAGCCATGTCGATGGCAACAGGGGAATACGTATCAGTTTCATCTCAGGCAGATACCGAAGCGGCGGCCTTGTTCCAGGAACAGGCTGAACTCGACGCCGATTTTCCACGCGAGCAGCAAGAACTGACCGCGATCTATATGCACCGTGGCCTGGATCTTTCGCTTGCCAGGCAGGTTGCCGAAAAGCTGATGGCGCACGACGCCCTCGGCACGCATGCACGCGATGAACTGGGGCTTTCGACTGCGACCGCCGCACGGCCTTTGCACGCCGCGCTGGCTTCCGCCAGCAGTTTTTCGGTCGGCGCTGCCCTGCCGGCTACCGTCGCAGCGCTTGCCCCCGAATCGGCAGTGATCCCGTGCATAGTGATCTCGGCGTTGATATCGCTGGCTGCCCTGGGCGGCCTGGCTGCAAAAACCGGCGGTGCGAGGGTCGGCCCGGGCGTTATCCGCGTGGTCTTCTGGAGTGCCTTGGCCATGGCTGTGTCATCGGGCATCGGCCTGTTGTTTGGCAGGACAGGCTGAAACTCCTTAGCTCGACGGCGCGGCGTTCGGGGCGCCGCTTGAAAGGCTCCCGCTCTAGCTAAGCACAAGCCGAATGCGCCGCGGTGGTATCGAATGGACAGGCATGCTCCTGAATCACGGACCGGCAGATTGAGCACTATACTGAAACGCTACATATCCTCATCGGCGAAGCGGGATAGCCATTGCGCGATGGCATGAGGCATCCTGCCTATTCGCGATCCGGAGGTTGCCATGAATCCGCTCGTCCAGGCCCTGACTATCTGTAGCGGGAAACTGCTGGGGGAACTCGAAACGATCTACAAGGATATCCACCAGCACCCGGAACTGTCGATGCAAGAGGTTCGCACCGCCAAGCTCGCGGCCGACTACATCGAAGCGCTCGGCTACGCGGTGACGCGCGCGGTTGGCGTCACGGGCGTCGTCGGCGTATTGCGCAATGGCGAAGGCCCCACCGTGATGCTGCGCGCCGACATGGATGCGCTACCCATGGCGGAGAATACGGGCCTGCCCTATGCCAGCACCGTCAAGGCAAAAGATGAAGATGGTGTAGAGGTCGGCGTGGCCCACTCCTGCGGACACGACCTGCACGTGACATGGCTGATGGGGGCGTCGCGCATTTTTGCAGAGCATCGCGACGCCTGGAAAGGCACTGTCATGCTCGTGTTCCAGCCCGGCGAGGAAGTGGGCCGGGGTGCGGCGAGCATGGTTCAGGATTGGGGGGAGGGGCGCTTCCCCAAGCCAGACATTATCCTGGGCCAGCACGTGATGGTAGGACTGAGTGGAACGGTCCGCTACCGCCCAGGTGTTATCTTGTCAGCCGGTGACAGCTTGAAGATCAAACTATTCGGCCGCGGGTCACATGGCTCACAACCGCAGACCGCCATCGATCCGGTGATCATGGCTGCCGCCACCACTTTACGTCTGCAAACCATCGTTTCGCGTGAAATCTCGCCGCTGGACAATGCCGTGTTGACCATTGGCTCGCTGCAGGCCGGCACCAAGGAAAACATCATTCCCGACGATGCCACGATCAAGCTCAATATGCGCACCTTCGACGAAGATGTGCGCGAGTACATGCTGTCATCCGTCAGGCGAATCTGCTGCGCCGAGTGCGATGCCTCCAACGCCGAGCGGCCGCCCGAG
Proteins encoded:
- a CDS encoding M20 family metallopeptidase, giving the protein MNPLVQALTICSGKLLGELETIYKDIHQHPELSMQEVRTAKLAADYIEALGYAVTRAVGVTGVVGVLRNGEGPTVMLRADMDALPMAENTGLPYASTVKAKDEDGVEVGVAHSCGHDLHVTWLMGASRIFAEHRDAWKGTVMLVFQPGEEVGRGAASMVQDWGEGRFPKPDIILGQHVMVGLSGTVRYRPGVILSAGDSLKIKLFGRGSHGSQPQTAIDPVIMAAATTLRLQTIVSREISPLDNAVLTIGSLQAGTKENIIPDDATIKLNMRTFDEDVREYMLSSVRRICCAECDASNAERPPEFTTLSSYPLTENDDASTQKIAAAFKAQFGDQAYETAPASASEDFSIFGRTWNVPYVFWFVGGTDPSVYAQAKKDKQINKIPSNHSPKFAPVIHPTLETGLQAMLTAASAWLCGHQEA
- a CDS encoding glycosyltransferase family 39 protein; the encoded protein is MHPQSDSRSPAFFARQVAGLPTALWLLTGLLILLLWFGTLDFRHLLSSDEGRYAEISREMFASGDWVTIRYNALKYFEKPPFHMWVTALSYTLFGVGDWQARLCAALSGMVGLIASMFAAMRWYGIRAGLLTGLVLVAAPMWSVASHFNSLDMTLSGAMACVLAFMLVAQHPDATPAARRYWMWACWVAMGVAILSKGLVGIALPGLVLVIYTLISRDFGLWRRLHLISGIALMLIATVPWFWLVSARNPEFPNFFFIHEHWQRYTSTVHSRGGPVWYFVPLLVAGFVPWLGLAPRMWEVVRDDGAAARVATVRRLRPALLLAVWAIAIFVFFSLSGSKLPGYIVPVFPALGMLAAMALERIGERGWRRQLNAMLVIMAIGLLASPVVATLHSNHTAVADYRRYAVWVAAAFVVMLAGTWLARRLLRTHGLMPSIVAYTLALLTGFTTALLGHESIGGPASGASLVPTIRAVLKDDMPIYGVRTLDHTLPYYLRHTTVMVEHPDELEFGTRQEPQKWLPTLDSFIARWREGPPALAIMSADTYRELTTRQLPMHLVAQDQRRIVVANFPVAALLGRQAP
- a CDS encoding VIT1/CCC1 transporter family protein; translation: MPRRHKEQHRVEAIGWLRAAVLGANDGIVSTASLVIGVASAHTAHANIVLTAAAGLVAGAMSMATGEYVSVSSQADTEAAALFQEQAELDADFPREQQELTAIYMHRGLDLSLARQVAEKLMAHDALGTHARDELGLSTATAARPLHAALASASSFSVGAALPATVAALAPESAVIPCIVISALISLAALGGLAAKTGGARVGPGVIRVVFWSALAMAVSSGIGLLFGRTG
- a CDS encoding phosphatase PAP2 family protein, whose amino-acid sequence is MPTLLALNLTLFQCLNAPAGLSGAGLWVAAFLAEGLIAGAPLVLAAGWLRARPGERQMVTSALAAVALGGLCSTLLGLLLPMPRPFMAGIGHTYLAHAADPSFPSDHVTLLATLALVLLRAPGRAQRLSGTGLLVAAAFTGWARVFLGVHFPLDIVGAFAIAACCAAVATSALTRPLLAAVTVRAEQLYRHLLAYPIARGWLNP
- a CDS encoding ABC transporter ATP-binding protein; this encodes MTTADTMPHLASADALPSMRDADASLGINGLEGAGRGPFSLTVAPGSCVILSGASGAGKSLLLRMIADLDPNRGQVRLGQSPRESMSGPAWRRQVIYVAAESGWWGDDVLEHMTDVPAAQALLARLRLPADILGAPVSRLSTGERQRLALIRALVRRPRFLLLDEPTSALDAETTLAVEALLHDCKAQGLGLLIVSHNPAQAARLQDRHYRLGAAGLEAVPA
- a CDS encoding ATP-binding protein, translated to MRTIRAQLLAGLLGAMLACALVAGAAAYFKVRREANEVFDAQLQQAARMLPTHLQRDATPPLDGSELDEEIVVQAWDVQGRQIYASHPVTLPRADLPGFHDLQAHGSEWRIYGVLAGDRYVQAAQSVVFRRKLAASLSLGALLPILALVPVLGLLIHLVVRRSLRPVEEIARAVGSRSANTLAPLDAHGWPPELVPVVEALNALLARLQQSMDTQRAFVADAAHELRTPLTALKLQLQLALRADSEDKQKLALAKLGERLDRTTHLVAQLLTLARSEDGAPATQAPLADVRLRDVAVQVVRELLPMAEAKDVDLGLDASAPECRVRGVDGDLFILLRNLADNAIRYTSPGGRVDLRIEWRNGAPMLGVSDTGPGIAPAERDNVFRRFHRGAASDAHGSGLGLAIVQSIAARHGATVLLEDGPAGRGLTVAVVFPAQNGA
- a CDS encoding response regulator transcription factor yields the protein MRLLLVEDDPMIGESVEEGLRAEGYAVDWVRDGRLADAALAANAPGTYDAVLLDLGLPGRSGEAVLRQLRARGLALPVLILTARDATADRVRGLDAGADDYLVKPFDLDELFARIRALLRRSAGRVSTELAHGPVRLDPATREVRRTGEIVALSMREFMVLQALMEQPGHVVTHERLREAVYNMNEEISSNTVEVHIHALRKKLGADFIRNVRGVGYKLGGPA
- a CDS encoding ABC transporter permease, which codes for MSPIPLTAYDLALASLLVLAGAGASLVMSLDVHRSLLWAAGRMVVQLLLVGLVLRTVFGLSSPLVTALTVAAMIAAAAREVGSRQERRLAGPWHALIGAAAVSLPTLLVTVLALTTALRPTPWYDARHAIPLAGIILGNVMNAASLALNGAFTAVWHQRAAIDARLALGDDRQAALRVIVRQAVRSGMLPTMNTMAAAGIITMPGIMTGQILAGMDPIAAARYQILLMFLLAGGSMLGVILAATLAVRRLTDHRHRLRLDRLQRR
- a CDS encoding c-type cytochrome, whose protein sequence is MGMTIIQAYGEDGAKLAAQLCATCHGIHGRSESPMFPRLDAQTPEYLEAQLKGFREHARGETEARSFMWGIASQLDDATVRSLAEYYAGQTAAPGAAGDTALMSKGQTIFEHGAPDDGVPACASCHGALGQGAAQFPRLAGQHKSYLLRQIEAFRDKSRGNAPVMSAVAHNLNTDQANAVATYLQSR